One genomic region from Sphingobacterium multivorum encodes:
- a CDS encoding aldo/keto reductase: MEQRKLGNTSLIVSEIGLGCMSLKSNQSKQSKDIIQKAYDKGITFFDTADLYDKGLNEMIVGEGVQSFRKQIVLASKVGNLWRADGSGWDWKASKDYIIKAVEGSLSRLKTDYIDLYQLHGGTIEDPIEEIVEAFELLKKQGKIRAYGLSSIRPNVIKAFLSKSDMASVMMQYSLLDRRPEEEISSLLEERGVSIVVRGVLAKGVLINKPIEPFLQYSSGEVAHIVRNLANLSKRIGKDNMIVALSYVLSNAAVATALVGVSTKLQLDELIRAKEQMIKLSDSDKQVLLEGVRSLYYTEHR; encoded by the coding sequence ATGGAACAACGTAAATTAGGTAATACAAGCTTAATCGTTTCGGAAATAGGTTTGGGCTGTATGTCGCTAAAAAGCAATCAGTCCAAACAATCGAAAGATATTATCCAAAAAGCTTACGACAAAGGGATCACTTTCTTCGATACCGCTGACCTCTACGATAAGGGGCTAAATGAGATGATCGTTGGGGAAGGTGTGCAAAGCTTTCGCAAACAAATTGTGTTGGCGTCGAAAGTTGGTAACCTTTGGCGTGCAGATGGATCAGGTTGGGATTGGAAAGCATCGAAGGACTATATTATCAAGGCTGTGGAAGGTTCGTTGTCACGTCTAAAAACGGACTACATCGACCTCTATCAGTTACATGGTGGTACGATAGAAGATCCGATAGAGGAGATTGTTGAAGCGTTTGAGTTGTTGAAAAAACAAGGGAAAATCCGTGCTTACGGTCTTTCATCAATTCGCCCAAATGTTATTAAGGCATTTTTATCCAAATCTGATATGGCCTCAGTTATGATGCAATACAGCTTATTGGATAGAAGACCTGAAGAAGAAATCAGTAGCTTATTGGAAGAACGGGGTGTAAGTATCGTCGTACGCGGCGTATTAGCCAAAGGTGTTCTCATTAACAAACCTATTGAACCTTTTCTCCAATATAGTTCGGGAGAGGTGGCCCATATCGTGAGAAACTTGGCAAATCTTTCCAAACGTATCGGAAAAGACAATATGATTGTTGCTCTTTCTTATGTGCTTTCTAATGCAGCAGTAGCAACAGCACTTGTTGGTGTGAGTACCAAATTGCAATTGGATGAATTGATCA
- a CDS encoding zinc dependent phospholipase C family protein codes for MLILTSWGFFAHKKINHYAVFALPAKLAKFYKSNIDLITEKAVDPDKRCFTDSAEGPRHFIDMEDYLNESTIDTIPLHWSQAKERFQESQLLKNGIVPWQINLTYQKLVKAFQAKDYKRIIKHSAELGHYIADAHVPLHTTKNYNGQLTNQLGIHAFWESRLPEMFSEKYNLRVGKASYIKDPLQEAWVIVYESNRLVDSVLTIEAGLDRQFKASQKKSFIERNNQLVWTYSDNYARAYHEAMNGMVERRMQKTILRVASYWYSAWLESGQPDLTNIEKIKSTNKQDHIDITGKKRIGREEWI; via the coding sequence ATGCTAATTTTAACATCGTGGGGATTTTTTGCGCATAAAAAAATTAATCATTATGCCGTTTTCGCCCTACCAGCAAAGTTGGCAAAATTTTATAAATCCAATATCGACCTTATTACCGAAAAAGCGGTCGATCCAGACAAACGTTGCTTCACAGATAGCGCTGAAGGCCCGAGGCATTTTATCGATATGGAGGACTACCTTAACGAAAGTACAATTGATACCATACCCCTACATTGGTCACAAGCCAAAGAAAGATTTCAAGAAAGTCAATTGTTAAAAAATGGTATAGTACCCTGGCAAATCAACCTTACCTATCAAAAGCTTGTTAAGGCCTTTCAAGCAAAAGATTATAAACGGATCATCAAACACTCAGCAGAACTGGGCCATTATATTGCAGACGCCCATGTTCCATTGCATACGACTAAAAATTACAATGGACAGCTCACCAATCAACTAGGCATACATGCATTCTGGGAAAGCCGCTTACCGGAAATGTTTTCCGAAAAATACAACCTTCGCGTCGGAAAAGCGAGCTATATCAAAGATCCTCTACAAGAAGCCTGGGTTATTGTTTACGAAAGTAATCGCCTTGTGGATTCTGTCTTAACGATTGAAGCTGGTCTCGATCGTCAATTTAAGGCATCTCAAAAAAAATCATTTATTGAACGAAACAATCAACTGGTATGGACCTACTCTGATAATTATGCCAGAGCCTATCATGAAGCCATGAACGGTATGGTAGAAAGGAGAATGCAAAAAACCATCTTACGTGTTGCCTCCTATTGGTATTCCGCCTGGCTCGAATCTGGCCAACCCGATTTGACCAACATCGAAAAAATAAAAAGCACCAACAAGCAAGATCACATCGATATAACAGGGAAAAAGCGTATCGGTCGAGAAGAATGGATATAA
- a CDS encoding TonB-dependent receptor plug domain-containing protein, which yields MLNKNITLTKLALVLSIGAATAQIKDTTALGEVIINQNRLQIPFSKQSKNIQILTQEDIQRLPNRSINELLSNIPGVDIRQRGPFGSQADISIDGGSFEQTAILLNGVKITDPQSAHHNMNLPVPLEAIERIEIIRGPASRIFGINALTGAINIVTKKMESNQISAQVYGGSSFKDNEQTSAGKYYGKGVQLGSQFLTKQTSHGLYFGHEDSNGQRYNTASNNNKLYYDGTYQPNTANMIKANVGYINNQFGANGYYAAPNDKEAYEQVKTAFASLQSKHQLTQAFSISPRISNRYNEDEYWYLGRETTKGRSKHYSNVFGAEINATLEQSYGTFGLGLESRFERINSTSIGDHNRENYGGYLEFKTEAIEKLMINSGAYINYNSKFGWQVFPGLDLGYDITEHWKIVVNAGSSQRIPSFTDLYTNQTANVGNPTLSSENAYQIEGGIKYLSNRVIAQAGYFHRRINDFIDWQKEDANTGSGTVVPWKPINIGKNKIDGFNASFRYNINDPSATTRYFTTLSYNYLNPSITLADGILSKYAIESLRHQVIANFTINYKNWMFTSANRFNERISYKSYFIADVRGSYQFQDLNIFADVQNIFDKSYIEAAAVPMPGRWFSVGAKYKLNY from the coding sequence ATGTTGAATAAGAATATTACGTTAACAAAACTTGCACTAGTACTGAGTATTGGAGCCGCGACTGCGCAGATTAAAGACACAACCGCTTTGGGTGAAGTCATCATTAATCAAAATCGCTTACAGATCCCTTTTTCAAAACAAAGCAAGAACATCCAAATATTGACGCAGGAAGATATACAGAGACTACCAAATCGATCAATCAACGAATTGCTTAGCAATATCCCAGGAGTTGATATTCGCCAACGTGGACCATTCGGTTCGCAGGCAGATATAAGTATCGACGGAGGCTCTTTTGAACAGACGGCGATCCTACTCAATGGTGTTAAAATCACCGATCCACAGAGTGCCCATCACAATATGAACCTTCCGGTTCCGCTGGAGGCCATCGAGCGTATCGAAATCATTCGAGGACCAGCATCCAGAATTTTCGGCATTAATGCGCTAACTGGCGCCATTAACATCGTGACAAAAAAAATGGAATCGAATCAGATTAGCGCCCAAGTGTATGGTGGTTCTTCATTCAAAGATAATGAGCAGACAAGTGCAGGCAAGTATTATGGTAAAGGTGTTCAGCTTGGCTCACAGTTCTTAACCAAGCAAACAAGCCACGGTTTATATTTTGGCCACGAAGATTCGAATGGACAACGCTATAATACAGCCTCTAACAATAATAAACTCTATTATGACGGGACATATCAACCGAATACAGCCAATATGATAAAAGCCAATGTTGGCTATATCAACAATCAATTTGGAGCCAATGGTTACTATGCTGCACCGAATGACAAGGAAGCTTATGAACAGGTTAAGACAGCTTTCGCTTCCCTGCAGTCCAAGCATCAATTAACACAGGCATTTTCCATCAGTCCACGCATCAGTAACCGCTACAACGAAGATGAATATTGGTATTTAGGCAGAGAAACAACCAAAGGTAGGTCCAAACATTACAGCAACGTCTTTGGAGCTGAAATCAATGCCACATTGGAGCAAAGTTATGGTACATTTGGCTTAGGATTAGAAAGTCGATTTGAACGCATCAATAGCACCAGTATTGGCGACCATAACCGGGAGAATTACGGTGGCTACCTTGAATTCAAAACAGAGGCGATCGAAAAACTGATGATCAACTCAGGTGCCTATATCAATTATAACTCAAAATTTGGCTGGCAGGTATTTCCGGGGCTAGATCTAGGATATGATATCACCGAACATTGGAAGATTGTAGTCAACGCAGGTTCTAGCCAACGTATCCCTTCCTTCACGGATCTTTACACCAATCAGACAGCCAACGTCGGAAACCCCACACTGAGCTCTGAAAATGCCTATCAGATCGAAGGTGGTATAAAATACTTATCCAATCGAGTTATTGCACAAGCGGGCTATTTCCATCGAAGAATAAACGATTTTATCGACTGGCAAAAAGAGGATGCCAATACCGGAAGCGGAACGGTCGTTCCATGGAAACCGATTAATATTGGAAAAAACAAAATTGATGGATTCAATGCTTCATTCCGATATAATATCAATGATCCCAGCGCCACAACACGATACTTTACAACGCTAAGTTATAATTATCTCAATCCAAGCATAACACTAGCAGATGGGATACTATCCAAATATGCTATTGAGAGCCTAAGGCATCAAGTTATTGCCAACTTTACCATAAACTACAAGAATTGGATGTTCACTTCTGCCAACCGCTTTAATGAGCGTATCAGTTACAAATCTTATTTCATTGCTGACGTAAGAGGATCGTACCAATTCCAAGACTTAAATATCTTTGCCGATGTACAAAATATATTTGACAAGAGTTATATAGAAGCTGCGGCCGTTCCAATGCCTGGTCGTTGGTTTAGTGTGGGGGCAAAATATAAACTAAACTATTAA
- a CDS encoding FKBP-type peptidyl-prolyl cis-trans isomerase, which yields MKYIALALLSLTTVTGFAQQKKTNTTAKKKVVATKPSATNQLKTKADSVSYAFGADIGNSLKSIEIDYLKSDVIAKAISDVLKGEKSLLEEGQGRAVIQQAIMDVRAKKEAASRAEEDKFFAENAKVPGMKSTAEGIQYLVLSQTEGPKPKSDDEVTVHYKGTLLNGKQFDSSYDRKEPLKLSLGQVIKGWQIGIPLMSKGAKYKFFIPSRLAYGERATGEIPANSTLVFEVELLDIGADGTT from the coding sequence ATGAAGTATATCGCATTAGCCCTATTATCCTTGACGACAGTCACAGGATTTGCTCAACAAAAAAAAACGAACACGACGGCAAAGAAGAAGGTCGTCGCAACTAAACCAAGTGCAACAAATCAACTTAAAACGAAGGCCGATTCTGTGTCTTATGCATTTGGTGCCGATATCGGAAATTCCCTAAAGTCTATTGAGATCGATTATTTGAAGTCAGATGTCATTGCAAAAGCAATTTCGGATGTTCTGAAAGGGGAGAAGTCTCTATTGGAAGAGGGGCAAGGAAGAGCTGTTATCCAACAGGCAATCATGGACGTTCGTGCTAAAAAAGAGGCTGCTAGCCGTGCTGAAGAAGATAAATTTTTTGCCGAAAATGCAAAGGTTCCTGGGATGAAATCTACAGCTGAGGGAATTCAATATCTTGTTCTAAGTCAAACCGAAGGGCCAAAACCGAAAAGTGACGATGAGGTAACAGTGCATTATAAAGGTACCTTATTGAATGGAAAGCAATTTGATAGCTCATATGACCGTAAGGAGCCATTGAAACTATCCTTGGGTCAGGTGATCAAAGGTTGGCAGATTGGAATCCCGTTAATGTCTAAGGGTGCAAAGTATAAATTTTTCATACCAAGTAGATTAGCGTATGGCGAACGGGCAACAGGTGAAATTCCGGCAAACAGCACATTGGTGTTTGAGGTAGAATTGCTTGATATTGGCGCAGATGGAACAACGTAA
- a CDS encoding glycosyltransferase family protein: protein MKILYAVQGTGNGHLSRAMDIVPCLRELGEVDVLVSGIQADLSLPFEVKYRYHGLSFIFGKSGGVDLWKTFMSSTIRKFTNEIKSLPIENYDLVINDFEPISAWACHSKDLECIGLSHQIAALDPSSPKPEDSDMLGKFIMKNYAPSTHSYGFHFKRYGKNIYPPVIRNAVRELNVTDQGHYTVYLPAYDDAHLLKHLMKFPDVKWDVFSKHNSKAFDMKNVTIRPINNQSFIDSMASSSGVLCGAGFETPAEALYLKKKLLVIPMKNQYEQHLNAASLEEMGVPVISSLKQKNMLAIEAWLNSKSRVDVDYPNITQEIINEIVQKHR, encoded by the coding sequence ATGAAAATATTGTATGCCGTACAAGGGACAGGAAACGGACATCTGAGCCGTGCAATGGATATTGTCCCCTGTCTGAGGGAGTTAGGGGAAGTCGATGTTTTGGTTAGTGGAATTCAAGCGGATCTATCATTACCTTTTGAAGTGAAATACCGTTATCACGGGCTGAGTTTTATCTTTGGTAAATCCGGCGGGGTAGACCTGTGGAAAACTTTTATGAGTTCGACGATCCGCAAATTTACGAATGAAATTAAGAGCTTACCCATCGAAAACTATGATTTGGTGATCAATGATTTTGAACCGATCTCTGCCTGGGCTTGTCATTCAAAAGATTTAGAATGCATTGGCTTGAGCCATCAGATCGCTGCCTTAGATCCATCGAGCCCTAAGCCAGAAGATAGTGACATGTTGGGCAAATTTATCATGAAAAATTATGCTCCGTCTACCCATTCCTATGGTTTCCATTTCAAGCGGTACGGCAAGAACATTTATCCACCGGTTATCCGCAATGCTGTTCGTGAATTAAATGTCACCGATCAGGGACATTACACGGTTTACCTCCCCGCATATGACGATGCGCATCTTTTAAAGCATTTGATGAAGTTTCCGGACGTGAAATGGGATGTCTTTAGTAAACACAATTCAAAGGCATTTGACATGAAAAATGTAACGATAAGACCGATCAATAACCAATCTTTTATTGATAGTATGGCATCTTCTTCTGGAGTTTTATGTGGGGCGGGTTTTGAAACACCGGCAGAAGCGTTATATTTGAAAAAGAAACTGTTAGTTATCCCAATGAAAAACCAGTATGAGCAGCATTTGAATGCAGCGTCATTGGAAGAGATGGGAGTGCCTGTAATTTCGAGTTTAAAACAGAAGAACATGCTGGCGATAGAAGCCTGGCTCAACAGTAAATCTAGGGTTGACGTTGATTACCCTAATATCACGCAAGAAATTATAAATGAAATCGTGCAGAAGCACCGTTAA